The Acetivibrio cellulolyticus CD2 genome segment AAAGGATGAAAAGGAAAGCGGAATAAGAGCAAACTTAAACTTTGGACATACGATTGGACACGCTATAGAAACGGTTATGAATTTTGAATTGCTTCATGGTGAGTGTGTTGCTTTAGGTATGGTAGGAGCTTTTAAAATGGCGCAATATCTTGAAATCGTTGAAGAGGATTTAGTGGATAAGGTTAAGGATACGTTAAGAAAGATAGGTCTTCCTGTAAGACTTGATGATATAGATGCGGATAAGGTATATAATCAAATGTTCTTCGACAAGAAGGTAAAGGGAAATAAACTTACATTTATACTTCCGAGAAAAAGAATCGGAGAAGTAATCCAGTGTACTGTTGATGACGAGAAACTCATAAAAAAGGTGATTTCTGATCTGGCATAAATAAACTTTAGTTACATATTTTTGTTTTGATGTAAAGGTATATAATTTGGTTAATTTAGTACTGAAACAAAACTAAAATTCTTTTGAAAATTGGAAGTTTAAATTATTAAGCGGCTTTGGAAAGATGAATTTTCCAAAGCCGCTTATTTTAATGTTATGGAAATTATGATTGTTTTATATTACTTATGCCAAATAGTTATGTGTGCAAAATATAACTTTGGTCATAATTTTTCAGCTATTCTCTAATTAAAAATAAAAACAGTTGAAGTAATATTTCAATCAATCCTTATACTTAGGTATGTTTTCATTAAATGGAGGATAAATAATACCTTTATCTGTTATTATCGCAGAGATATATTTATTAGGTGTAACATCAAAAGCCGGATTTCTGACTTTGATTCCTTCTGGTGCTATTCTGACGCCTTTTATATGAGTTACTTCATCGCTGTTTCTTTCTTCTATTGGTATTTCATCTCCGCATTCTATTGAAAAGTCAATTGTAGAAATTGGAGCCGCGACATAGAAAGGAATATTATTTTCTTTCGCAAGAACTGCCACAGAATATGTTCCGATTTTGTTTGCCGTATCCCCATTTAACGCTATTCTGTCTGCACCAACTATTACGCAGTCAATTAAACCTTCTTTCATGAAATGGCCTGCCATGTTGTCACATATGAGTGTAACAGGTATATTGTCCTCCATAAGCTCCCATACAGTCAGCCTTGAGCCCTGGAGATATGGTCTTGTCTCATCAGCGAAGACATTTATGTTTTTGCCTGCTTCATGAGCAGAACGTATCACTCCGAGTGCAGTGCCGTGATCGCATGTAGCCAATGCTCCCGCATTGCAGTGTGTAAGTATGGTGAAATTCTCTTTTATCAATTCATTTCCGAATTTGCCTATTGCTCTATTCGAATCGATGTCTTCCTTTTCCATAAGGCATGCTTCAGCTTCAATAATTTTTATTATTTGGTCAATAGGCTTGTCCATATTGAAAACAGCCTTGTTATATACCCTGTCAACGGCCCAAAACAGGTTTACTGCTGTTGGACGAGTGCTTTTAATTAAATCACAAGCTTTTTTCAGTTCGGTAAAAAATTGTTCGGTTGAGCTGATATTTATTGAATTGGCTGCGACAACTATTCCATATGCAGCAGTAACACCAATAGCTGGAGCACCCCTTACTATCATGGTTTTAATTGCATCAGCTATCTCTTCATATGTTGAAAGCTCAACTATTTTATGTTCTGTAGGCAGCTTTGTCTGGTCGACAAGCTTTAACACTCCGTTACAAAATTCCAAAGTTTTCATACTTTTTCTCCTAACTCCTTATTTACAGCATTTGCAGTTGATGTTGGATGGATCAATTCTCTTAATCACTTCAAATAGAAGCTTTTTAATTCTTTCATTGTTGTCTGCAAATACCTTTAATACCTCTTCCTCGGTAACCGGAGCAATGTCGTCACGACCTTCCAGACCCGCATCATAATCAGTTATTAAAGATATGTTTGCATAACAGATACCCATTTCTCTAGCTAAATAACATTCGGGATACTGTGTCATGTTTATAACTTCCCAGCCCATCTTATTAAACCAACGGCTTTCGGCTACTGTAGAGAATCTAGGACCCTGTATTACTACTACTGTTCCTTTTTCATGTATTGTTATTCCGAGGTCTTTTCCGGCTTGAATGGCCAATTTTCTGAGTTCAGGGCAATATGGGTGAGCCGGACTTGGATGCTTTGTCTCAGGACCGTCAAAAAATGTATCCTTACGGCCAGACGTTCTGTCTACAAATTGATCGCACACAACAAAGTCTCCTGGCTTTATTTCAGCCTGAAGGCTTCCTGAAGCTGTAGGTGCTAAAATCTTTTTTACCCCCAGTTGTTTCATAGCATAAATATTTGCTCTGTATGGTATCATATGGGGTGGAAGATGATGTTTTTTGCCGTGGCGTGGCAAAAATGCTATTTTCTTTCCTTCAAAGGTTGCAATTGCAAATTTGTCACTGGGTTTTCCATAAGGTGTATCAATTTCAACTTCTTCTACGTTTTCCAAAAAAGAATAAAAGCCCGAACCGCCAAAAACTCCTATATCGACATTGTATTCCATGATAAACCTCCTATAAAAATTGATGTTTTGTATAAAGATAATGATGTGAAGATTATAACTTCCACTGTTGTTTTTTCTTTAGTATTATTTGATACCAAATAGTCACTTTGAAAAAGTGGAAATAATATTTTTCACTTTCCTTAATTATATTATAAATATTTTTAGTTTCAATTAATTTAAGCATTATTTTGAAATTTTATAACTTGATTGTGTATAAATAATTATGCTTAAGGAGGATACTAGAGATGGATAACATGCAAATGGAATTTTTTAAAAAAATGCTTATGACTCAAGGCAAGGACGTTGAAGGTACGATAAACTCAATGAAAGAACATGGAATTGGAGAGCAGGAGGGGGATGAACCTGACGAACTGTCAAGCTATGATAATCATCCCGCGGAACTTGGAACAGCTCTCTTTGAAGCAGAAATAAACAACGCGCTTAAAGTTCATGAGGAACATTTATTAAAGGATATACATGATGCTTTAGGAAGAATATATGATGGAACTTATGGAAAATGTGCTTTTTGCGGAAAGGAAATTGACAGGGAAAGACTTGAAGCGCTGCCCTATACAAGATTATGTATAGGGTGTGAGACGAGCAAGGCGGTAACCATGGAAAATTTGGACAGACAGAGGCCGGTAGAGGAATTGATATGGGATGCACCACTTGGAAGAAAGTACCTCAATAAAAGAGAAGATGATGAATTTGAAGGCCTTGATCAATTTTTTGATCTTGTTAAATATGGGTCTTCGGATACACCACAGGATATGGGCGGCTACCATGATTATGAAGAGTTTTATACCAATGAAATAGACAGGCAGGGAATTGTAGATGATATGGATAGAGTATCGAATGAAGCTTATAAAAGACAACTTCCCGATTAGAAAAGGAGGTGATTTTATTGGGTGAAAAGGATATATTCATTGAAATTAATAGACTTCTAGAGGATCAAGGTATGGATTTAAGGATAAATGACATGGACGAATTGACAGATTTTCTGGAAGAATATGAGGCGGATGAAAGCGAAGCCAGTGAAGTTTATGAAGAAATTCGCGAATTATATGATCAACTTCTTATGGGAGCAGGTATGTGGTAGGAAGTAAAAAGCAAAAGGCTGAAAAGTGATATTAAATACTTTTCAGCCTTTTTCCATTTCAATAAGTACTACATTGTTCCACTGAATTGGTTTTTAACCTGTGTTATATCATTTGGATTTGCTGGTTGTGCAGGTTGGTAAAAACCTTTTTGTTCCGCCAATTTAAATAAGTCATACTGGAATGTTTCGCAGTTATTTCTGATCTGCTGTATAGCTTGACGGAGCTGTGGATTTTGGGTTTGAGTAATTACGTTTGCATACCCTGTAACGCTGCTGTTAATCTGTGATAATAGGTCATTCACCATTTCTTTTTCTTGCATATTTAATTCCTCCTTAGCTTAAGAATGACAATAATTGTTGTTTAGTGTTTCTTGCATCTTGTGCGGATTTTTGAAACATCTGCTTTATCTGCGGATCTGTGGCTTGTTGAGCATAAGTGTCCAGTTTTTTAGCTGATGTTTCATGAGACCCTATAAGGTGTCTCAAATTTTGAAGTTCCTGTTGGTTTAATTGGTTCATAGATAATCTCCTCCTTATCAGATCGTAGTACTTTTCAAATTCTCAAGCACCATAGTTATTTTCTTTAAATCAACAAAAAATATACAGAAAATATTTAAACAGAAAATAATATTTTCGTCATTTGCTTCACAAAATTCGTCAGATAGGCTATTCCAAAAATCAGAAGTTATATTTTAAGTGGATTGATTTTTTGACATATTAATATATAATAGTTACTACATAGTAAAATACGGGAGATACATAATAATGAATGAAAGCAATAAAATCAAGTATTTTGAGTATATTCCGTCAAAACCAAATGAGAGTATGATTCTTACAAGGCTTGGTTATCAGAAGACCACTACAGTTTTTAGTGATGAATATAAAGAAAAGCTAAATGAGATTATAAAGTCAGGTATTTTACTCTGCAATACCAAGGGTGTTTTCGGAAGATATGAGATTATCGAAAAAAGCGAGAAATATGTGAAGCTGGAAAATGGCGTGGTTTTTGAAAGCGCTAGTCTGGCAAAACTTTTAAATAAAAGTATTGAGGTTGTTTTGATGGCCTCTACTGTTGGTAAGGAGATCACAGATAAAATACATTTTGAAGTTGAAAGCGGAGATGCTTCGCTTGGCGTTATCCTGGATTCTGTAGCATCACAGACTGCGGATGCGGCGCTTAACTGGATGGTTGACTTCATAAATAAATTGATAAGAAGAGAAGGAAAAAGCCTTACCAGGACAAGGTACAGCCCGGGATATGGAGATCTTCCGTTAATAAATCAAAAAAAGATTTTTGACACTTTAGGTCTGGAGAAGCTTGGACTTAATATTACTGAAAGATATATGCTGCTACCTGAAAAATCTGTAATTGCAATAGCTGGAATAGAAGGGATTGATTCTGATGAATAAGATACAATTTTTAGATTATTTAAAAGAGAATATAATGGTTCTTGATGGAGCTACGGGAACTGAACTTCAAAAGAGGGGAATGCCTAAAGGAACATGTCCTGAAAAATGGGCAATTGAAAACCCTGAGGTTATTGTAAACGTGCAAAGGGATTATATAAAAGCAGGATCTAATGCTGTATATACATGCACTTTTGGGGGCAATAGAATAAAACTTGCAGAGTTCGGGCTGGGTGACCAGACTGTAGAGATAAATACAAAGCTGGCAAGACTGGCCAGGGAAGCTGTTGGAGATAACGGTTTTGTTGTAGGAGACCTTGCTCCAACAGGACGTTTTGTCAGACCTTTTGGAGATATGCCTTTTGAGGAGTGTGTTGAAGCATACAAGGAACAGGTTAAAGGCCTTTTAGAAGGTGGAGTGGATTTCTTTGTCATTGAGACTATGATGGATATACAGGAGGCGAGAGCTGCGCTTCTGGCAGTTAAGGAAAGCTGCGATCTGCCCGTATGTGTAAGTATGACGTTTGATGAAAACGGACAGACGCTGACAGGTACGGACCCAATAACTGCATTAATAACTTTGCAAAGTCTTGGCGCTGATGCTGTAGGCTGCAATTGCTCAACCGGTCCTAAAGACATGATTAAGATCATTAAAGCAATGAAGCCCTATGCAAAGGTTCCATTGTTGGCAAAACCAAATGCCGGACTGCCAAAGCTGATTGATGGTAAAACTGTTTTTGATATGGGGCCGGAAGAATACGGGACATATGTAGAAGAGTTTCTTAATAGCGGAGTTAACCTTCTTGGTGGATGCTGTGGCACTTCGCCTTTGTATATTGAGCAGATACGTAAAAACATAAATGGTGCAAAGCCTATTGAAATTATAGCAGAAAAAATAAGTGCGGTTACATCTGCAAGAAGAACAGTTTTTACAGGATTTGGTGAGCCAACTGTTGTGGTAGGTGAAAGAATTAATCCTACCGGCAAGAAGAAGCTTCAGGAAGAGCTAAGGGATGGAAAAACCTCTGAGGTCAGGAGGTTTGCAGTAGAGCAGTTGGAAAAAGGTGCAAATGTACTTGATGTCAATGTTGGGATGCCAGCGATAGACGAGAGGGAGACAATGGTTAAAATAGTCGAGCTTCTTGTGCCTATGGTTGATGCCCCGCTGTGCCTTGATTCATCTTCGCCGGAAGTACTTGAAGCTGCTCTTAGAATATATCCCGGCAGGGCTTTGATCAATTCGATATCTGCTGAAAAAGCAAAATTGGAAAAGCTATTGCCTGTAGCTGCAAAGTATGGAGCTATGTTTATCCTTCTTCCGTTAAGTGATGAAGGAGTACCTGCAACTGCCGAGGAAAGATATGAGGTTATTAACAGGGTATATGATATAGCTTCGAAGTATGGATATGGAAAGAACGATATAGTAGTGGATGGTCTCGTTATGACGGTTTCTTCGGATCAGAAGGCTGCCATTGAGACTTTAAAGGTAATAGATTGGTGTACGAACACTTTCGGATGCGGTACTATTTTAGGCCTTTCAAATGTATCATTTGGCTTACCGGAAAGGAACTGGGTAAACAGTGCTTTTCTTGCTATGGCGATGGGAAGAGGACTAACAATGGCTATAATGAACCCTTCAAGTGATATTCTTATGAGTATCAAAATGGCGGGAGACGTTCTTACGGCAAAAGACAAAAACAGCTTAAGATATATTGAGTATTTCGGCAAAAGTTCTCAAACCAAACCTGCTGAAGCTGTAAAAAAGGCAGAACAAAGCTCAAATCAGAAGATTTACGAGGCTGTTGTAAGAGGAGACAGGGAAAATGTAAGAGCTTATATAGAAGCAGGACTAAAAGAAGGACTAGAACCTTCATATGTGGTAGATAGTTGCTTGATTCCGGCTATCACTCATGTTGGTGACCTCTATGACAAAAAGGAATATTTTTTACCACAGCTTATTCAAAGTGCTGAGACTATGAAGGAAGCTTTCGGATATATTGAGCCTATGCTTAAGAAAGACTGCAATGGAGAAAATGCTAAAGCCGGAATTGTTATTGCAACTGTTAAGGGTGATATACACGACATTGGTAAGAACATTGTAGGGTTGATGTTAAAGAACTATGGATTTGA includes the following:
- the mtnA gene encoding S-methyl-5-thioribose-1-phosphate isomerase — encoded protein: MKTLEFCNGVLKLVDQTKLPTEHKIVELSTYEEIADAIKTMIVRGAPAIGVTAAYGIVVAANSINISSTEQFFTELKKACDLIKSTRPTAVNLFWAVDRVYNKAVFNMDKPIDQIIKIIEAEACLMEKEDIDSNRAIGKFGNELIKENFTILTHCNAGALATCDHGTALGVIRSAHEAGKNINVFADETRPYLQGSRLTVWELMEDNIPVTLICDNMAGHFMKEGLIDCVIVGADRIALNGDTANKIGTYSVAVLAKENNIPFYVAAPISTIDFSIECGDEIPIEERNSDEVTHIKGVRIAPEGIKVRNPAFDVTPNKYISAIITDKGIIYPPFNENIPKYKD
- a CDS encoding S-methyl-5'-thioadenosine phosphorylase, encoding MEYNVDIGVFGGSGFYSFLENVEEVEIDTPYGKPSDKFAIATFEGKKIAFLPRHGKKHHLPPHMIPYRANIYAMKQLGVKKILAPTASGSLQAEIKPGDFVVCDQFVDRTSGRKDTFFDGPETKHPSPAHPYCPELRKLAIQAGKDLGITIHEKGTVVVIQGPRFSTVAESRWFNKMGWEVINMTQYPECYLAREMGICYANISLITDYDAGLEGRDDIAPVTEEEVLKVFADNNERIKKLLFEVIKRIDPSNINCKCCK
- a CDS encoding TraR/DksA C4-type zinc finger protein, translated to MDNMQMEFFKKMLMTQGKDVEGTINSMKEHGIGEQEGDEPDELSSYDNHPAELGTALFEAEINNALKVHEEHLLKDIHDALGRIYDGTYGKCAFCGKEIDRERLEALPYTRLCIGCETSKAVTMENLDRQRPVEELIWDAPLGRKYLNKREDDEFEGLDQFFDLVKYGSSDTPQDMGGYHDYEEFYTNEIDRQGIVDDMDRVSNEAYKRQLPD
- a CDS encoding spore coat protein: MQEKEMVNDLLSQINSSVTGYANVITQTQNPQLRQAIQQIRNNCETFQYDLFKLAEQKGFYQPAQPANPNDITQVKNQFSGTM
- a CDS encoding vitamin B12 dependent-methionine synthase activation domain-containing protein, giving the protein MNESNKIKYFEYIPSKPNESMILTRLGYQKTTTVFSDEYKEKLNEIIKSGILLCNTKGVFGRYEIIEKSEKYVKLENGVVFESASLAKLLNKSIEVVLMASTVGKEITDKIHFEVESGDASLGVILDSVASQTADAALNWMVDFINKLIRREGKSLTRTRYSPGYGDLPLINQKKIFDTLGLEKLGLNITERYMLLPEKSVIAIAGIEGIDSDE
- a CDS encoding homocysteine S-methyltransferase family protein encodes the protein MNKIQFLDYLKENIMVLDGATGTELQKRGMPKGTCPEKWAIENPEVIVNVQRDYIKAGSNAVYTCTFGGNRIKLAEFGLGDQTVEINTKLARLAREAVGDNGFVVGDLAPTGRFVRPFGDMPFEECVEAYKEQVKGLLEGGVDFFVIETMMDIQEARAALLAVKESCDLPVCVSMTFDENGQTLTGTDPITALITLQSLGADAVGCNCSTGPKDMIKIIKAMKPYAKVPLLAKPNAGLPKLIDGKTVFDMGPEEYGTYVEEFLNSGVNLLGGCCGTSPLYIEQIRKNINGAKPIEIIAEKISAVTSARRTVFTGFGEPTVVVGERINPTGKKKLQEELRDGKTSEVRRFAVEQLEKGANVLDVNVGMPAIDERETMVKIVELLVPMVDAPLCLDSSSPEVLEAALRIYPGRALINSISAEKAKLEKLLPVAAKYGAMFILLPLSDEGVPATAEERYEVINRVYDIASKYGYGKNDIVVDGLVMTVSSDQKAAIETLKVIDWCTNTFGCGTILGLSNVSFGLPERNWVNSAFLAMAMGRGLTMAIMNPSSDILMSIKMAGDVLTAKDKNSLRYIEYFGKSSQTKPAEAVKKAEQSSNQKIYEAVVRGDRENVRAYIEAGLKEGLEPSYVVDSCLIPAITHVGDLYDKKEYFLPQLIQSAETMKEAFGYIEPMLKKDCNGENAKAGIVIATVKGDIHDIGKNIVGLMLKNYGFEVYDLGKDVTAEDIISAAKEKNVRIIGLSALMTTTMMEMKTVIELAKKEGLSTKFMVGGAVVTDSFAKEIGADGYSEDAYSAVKLANKLLECNK